One genomic window of Bacteroidota bacterium includes the following:
- a CDS encoding type II toxin-antitoxin system PemK/MazF family toxin, with amino-acid sequence MMYERGDIVVVPFPFADSGRKKKRPALIISNEQVNQTGDYLMAQITTKEKQDGLSLQLTPEDFAASPLKLKSFIRCHKLFLLNEKFILHKASVVKPGLLVILIEKINSLIE; translated from the coding sequence ATCATGTATGAGCGCGGAGATATTGTGGTGGTTCCGTTTCCCTTTGCCGACAGCGGCAGAAAGAAAAAACGTCCCGCGCTGATTATTTCAAACGAACAAGTAAACCAAACAGGCGACTACCTGATGGCGCAAATCACCACCAAAGAAAAACAGGACGGGTTGTCGCTTCAATTAACCCCTGAAGATTTTGCCGCATCGCCTTTAAAGTTAAAAAGTTTTATCCGCTGCCATAAATTGTTTTTGCTCAATGAAAAATTTATTCTTCACAAAGCAAGCGTAGTAAAACCGGGGCTTCTTGTTATTCTGATTGAAAAAATAAATTCACTCATCGAATAA
- a CDS encoding T9SS type A sorting domain-containing protein → MEIYNVYGELVYLTSNIKPLTSNEINLSAASGVYFVVIKAGKETSVKKIVISR, encoded by the coding sequence TTGGAAATATATAATGTATATGGCGAGTTAGTGTATTTAACATCCAACATCAAACCTCTAACATCTAACGAAATTAACCTGAGCGCAGCGAGCGGAGTTTATTTTGTTGTAATCAAAGCAGGAAAAGAAACATCGGTGAAGAAAATAGTCATCAGTCGTTAG